The DNA window CATTAACTCATTTTTTTTATCAAATTTATATTTTCCCTTTCCATTAACGGTAACAAATATACTATTGAATTTATCACTGTTTCTTTTTAAAACAACATAACCTGCCTCTTTATTTTTTACTGGTTCATCTGCAATATGTTCGTAATCATCATAAAAAGTTGGCATCTCCATATTTTTTATAAAACCTAGCTGCATTACTAAGAAAAAGACCCCTATTATACTTAGTACTAATACAACTGTCTCGATTTTGTTTAGAATTCTTTTGAAGTCCTTCATTTTTTCACCTCCAAAATTAGTATGGTTAAAATAAACTATGCAAAAAAAGCAAAAAAAATGTACCTTTGAAGTACATTTTATATTTAGCTTTTTATTTGATTATTAACAGTTTAGCCCAGCAAGATATCCAGTAGAATACGCAATCTGTAAATTGTAGCCTCCAGTTAATGCATGAACATCTATGACTTCTCCAGCGAAAAATAATCCTTCAACTATTTTAGATCCCATAGTAGAGGAATCTATCTCTAAAGTAGCAACCCCACCTGAAGTCACTATGGCCTCGTTAATTGGCCTGAAATCAGAAAAACTCATTTCTAGGTTTTTTAATAAATGGACGATATTCTTTCTTTCCTCTCTAGTTATTTGATTTACAAATTTATCTTCATTTATATTAGATAATTTAATTATTATTGGTATCAGCTTTCGAGGAAGTAAATCTTCTAAAGAGTTTTTAAATTGTTTTTTCGAATATTTTTCAAAATCTCTCAATATTCTCACTTCAAGTTTTTCATCAGATAGAGCGGGTTTTAAATCGATTACAATTTTTATTTTATTTCCATAATATTTATTTATATAACTGCTCATAGTTAGCACAATGGGCCCTGATATACCATAGTGAGTAAACAGTAATTCTCCGAAATCCTCAAAGATTTTCGAATTTTCGACATAAGCAGAAACTTTAACATTCTTTAATGCTAAACCTTGTAATTCCTTTACCCACTCCTCCTTAATTTCACATGGTATCAAAGCTGGCCTCAGATTAGTAATTGAATGTCCAAAGCTCTTAGCAAACAAATAACCATCCCCTGTGGAACCTGTTTGCTGATATGATTTACCACCAGTTGCAACTATTACCTTATTAAAATACTGTTCCTCAGAATTAGTAAATACTATTTTAAACTTATCGTCATCTAGCTTTTCAATGTATTTAACTTCCTTATTTAATACTATCTTAACTTTTTCATGACTTAAATATCTTTCTAAAGCTTTAATTACATCACTTGATTTATCACTAACAGGAAATATCCTATTTCCACGTTCTATTTTAGTGTCTACTCCATATGATTTTAATAATTCGATAATATCAGTATTTGTAAAAGAGTAAAATGCACTATACAAAAATGATTTGTTAGCTACAATATTTTCAATTAAATCTTCTACCTCACCAGCATTAGTTATATTACACCTACCTTTTCCCGTTAAAAAAAGCTTCTTACCTAATTTGTTGTTTTTTTCAAATAAAACAACATCTTTACCTAAAGATCCAGCCGTAGCTGCGGCAATCATTCCAGCTGGACCTCCTCCAATTACTGCTATTCGATTTTGCAACATTTAGACCTCCTTTAGATGACTTGTGTCATTAAGCACTCTTAAAACTGGCGAATAGTCTCTATACTCAATAATACTTATACCTGTATTACTAATGGTGAATTTATTATAAAAGGAAATATCAATACCTAATATTCCCAATATAAGAGCTTTAATAGAAGAACCATGGGAAACAATGAGAATATTTTTGTCCTTATTGTCTTTTATAAGTATATTTACTATTCCTAATAGTCTTTCCTGCAAATCAATTAATTTTTCAGCCTCAGGAAGATTCAGCTTATGAGGCTCTGTCATCCAAATAGTATGCTCATTCGTATACTTATTCATTATCTCCTGTGTTGTAAGACCTTCCCACACCCCAAATCTCATTTCTCTCAATTCCTCAAAAGTATTAACCTCTAAT is part of the Proteiniborus sp. MB09-C3 genome and encodes:
- a CDS encoding histidine phosphatase family protein, with the translated sequence MGRLYLIRHGESEWNILSKVQGQSNTQLTDKGREQAKKAAQGLLHEKIDLIFSSDLNRAFDTAKVIGELLELEVNTFEELREMRFGVWEGLTTQEIMNKYTNEHTIWMTEPHKLNLPEAEKLIDLQERLLGIVNILIKDNKDKNILIVSHGSSIKALILGILGIDISFYNKFTISNTGISIIEYRDYSPVLRVLNDTSHLKEV
- a CDS encoding NAD(P)/FAD-dependent oxidoreductase — translated: MQNRIAVIGGGPAGMIAAATAGSLGKDVVLFEKNNKLGKKLFLTGKGRCNITNAGEVEDLIENIVANKSFLYSAFYSFTNTDIIELLKSYGVDTKIERGNRIFPVSDKSSDVIKALERYLSHEKVKIVLNKEVKYIEKLDDDKFKIVFTNSEEQYFNKVIVATGGKSYQQTGSTGDGYLFAKSFGHSITNLRPALIPCEIKEEWVKELQGLALKNVKVSAYVENSKIFEDFGELLFTHYGISGPIVLTMSSYINKYYGNKIKIVIDLKPALSDEKLEVRILRDFEKYSKKQFKNSLEDLLPRKLIPIIIKLSNINEDKFVNQITREERKNIVHLLKNLEMSFSDFRPINEAIVTSGGVATLEIDSSTMGSKIVEGLFFAGEVIDVHALTGGYNLQIAYSTGYLAGLNC